A genomic window from Streptomyces sp. WMMC940 includes:
- a CDS encoding tellurite resistance TerB family protein: MAMWDRLKEQAKNLQQSQSARGSGGQGQGQGPFGQGQHGGHGRASSSGGSKAQLIGLFKSQLASVKTELKSGAYRDASMAMCALVAAADGHVDPTERQRVEEMIVSNEVLQNFPADQLRQRFNQNVDRLMANFELGKAEALKEIAKAAKKPQEARAVVQTGMVIAGADGSVEPSEQQAIREACAALGISPAEFGV, from the coding sequence GTGGCGATGTGGGACCGGCTCAAGGAGCAGGCCAAGAACCTCCAGCAGTCCCAGAGCGCTCGGGGAAGTGGCGGGCAGGGGCAGGGGCAAGGCCCCTTCGGGCAGGGCCAGCACGGCGGTCACGGACGGGCTTCGTCCTCCGGCGGCTCCAAGGCGCAGTTGATCGGGTTGTTCAAGTCCCAGCTCGCATCGGTGAAGACCGAGCTCAAGAGCGGTGCCTACCGGGACGCCAGCATGGCGATGTGCGCTCTGGTGGCCGCGGCCGACGGGCATGTCGACCCCACGGAGCGGCAGCGCGTCGAAGAGATGATCGTCTCGAACGAGGTGCTGCAGAACTTCCCCGCGGACCAGCTTCGCCAGCGGTTCAACCAGAACGTGGACCGGCTCATGGCCAACTTCGAGCTGGGCAAGGCGGAAGCGCTGAAGGAGATCGCCAAGGCGGCCAAGAAGCCGCAGGAGGCCCGCGCCGTCGTCCAGACCGGCATGGTCATCGCGGGTGCCGACGGGTCCGTGGAGCCGTCCGAGCAGCAGGCGATCCGCGAGGCCTGCGCCGCGCTCGGCATCTCACCCGCGGAGTTCGGCGTCTGA
- a CDS encoding DUF4236 domain-containing protein, with protein sequence MPVTFRKSFRILPGVRLNINRKSVSITLAKRDGARRTYSSTGRRTTSMDLPGPFGYRKTTTRRSRH encoded by the coding sequence GTGCCCGTCACCTTCCGCAAGAGCTTCCGCATACTCCCGGGAGTCCGCCTCAACATCAACCGCAAGTCCGTGTCCATCACCCTCGCCAAGAGGGACGGCGCCAGGCGCACTTACTCCTCGACGGGCCGCCGCACCACCTCCATGGACCTGCCGGGCCCCTTCGGCTACCGCAAGACCACCACGCGCCGCAGCCGTCACTGA